One genomic region from Plasmodium chabaudi chabaudi strain AS genome assembly, chromosome: 7 encodes:
- a CDS encoding adrenodoxin reductase, putative encodes MILRGTLCVPRNIKNIKYRKIYNFVLFRKNFFSSENKHFKIGIIGGGPSALYCCKYFLKNEKIKVDIFDKLPNPYGLIRYGVAPDHISVKNIYKTFNSVVINNRYRFFGNVNIGVDIKIEELRNYYNAIVFCCGASEPSFPYIPYSKKIDCKENENFSGIFHARDLIYFYNNYYDDIRCKKIDNYLNSFEKFSNSVIIGNGNVSLDIARILIKPIDELNKTDINNNYLNSIKRHQINHVYIVGRRGYKQASFTNAELRELFSLDNTKVILNKNNYDMCSYFKSHNNNGDLDEDHENSNMRNRQNKLFLNMVQNYQELEKNKDLYNKYKIIEFIFCHQIKNIDPINDHIKNIEFEINENLKNNDTNLGYKKSISTPLLIYATGFKKNTFSENLYNESIQKYNEDILKNNFGIFRAGWFSNGPKGNIASQIISSKHSALTISNFLEKTTTFFDNDITDLLNKKKIQFLTFDNWNYIQNLEQNGITPKQHPGKFSTISEILSILNKKK; translated from the coding sequence ATGATTCTGCGTGGCACGTTGTGTGTGCCTCgaaacattaaaaatataaaatacagaaaaatatataattttgttttgtttagaaagaattttttttcaagtgaaaataaacattttaaaattggaATAATCGGTGGAGGTCCATCTGCTTTATATtgttgtaaatattttttaaaaaatgaaaaaataaaggttgacatttttgataaattacCTAACCCTTATGGGCTTATAAGATATGGTGTAGCACCTGATCATATAAGtgtaaagaatatatataaaacattcAATTCAGTTGTTATAAATAACAGATATCGATTTTTTggaaatgtaaatattggtgttgatataaaaattgaagaactaagaaattattataatgcaATAGTTTTTTGTTGTGGAGCTTCTGAGCCTTCTTTCCCATATATACCAtattctaaaaaaatagattgtaaagaaaatgaaaatttctCTGGTATATTTCATGCAAGagatttaatatatttttacaataattattatgatgatatacgatgtaaaaaaatagataattatttaaattcttttgaaaaattttcaaattcaGTTATTATTGGGAATGGAAATGTGTCATTAGATATTGCCAGAATCCTTATAAAGCCAATAGacgaattaaataaaacagatattaataataattatttaaattctATAAAGCGTCATCAAATTAATCATGTTTATATAGTAGGAAGACGAGGATATAAACAAGCATCATTTACAAATGCAGAGTTAAgagaattattttcattagataatacaaaagtcatcttaaataaaaataattatgacaTGTgctcatattttaaaagccataataataatggagATTTAGACGAAGATCATGAAAATTCTAATATGCGAAATAGACAGaataaactttttttaaatatggttcaaaattatcaagagcttgaaaaaaataaagatttatataataaatataaaattatagaattcattttttgtcatCAAATTAAGAATATCGATCCAATTAAtgatcatataaaaaacattgaatttgaaataaatgaaaatttaaaaaataatgataccAATTTGGGTTACAAAAAATCGATATCAACTCCATTACTTATATACGCTACgggttttaaaaaaaatacgttttcagaaaatttatataatgaatctattcaaaaatataatgaagatattttaaaaaataattttggaATATTCCGAGCTGGCTGGTTTTCTAATGGCCCTAAAGGAAATATAGCTAGCCAGATTATTTCATCTAAACATAGCGCTTTGACGATTTCCAACTTTTTAGAAAAGACAACCACATTCTTCGATAATGATATAActgatttattaaataaaaaaaaaatacaattccTTACATTTGATAACTGgaattatattcaaaatttagAACAAAATGGAATCACACCAAAACAACATCCAGGAAAATTTTCAACCATAAGTGAAATATTGagcatattaaataaaaagaaatga
- a CDS encoding AAA family ATPase, putative, with the protein MNINEEKRIPLCCEICIKNEKDVSNEIIKVAAHKWLFSLGITITLGRHDPNKIMCEKLSNYCEYIVIEPAVPIKIVKEYNENCENNIYGTLYTTHYSVYEANSHISINDNKKDIDNINILNSYGKKNYENIYNDNNLNFKKQNTSNGFNTSNLVSSLATTQSIAYSFPMINDIKNKDNIKYPSNLLFTVPIIGEKSISSMEEDPIILPNFCCVVNVVTYYKNDDFMEEQFNEPSENEDEEKKSIPIYSQYILPHPRFHKLWDSLYYEENIKRDLLEYVSALMLFASKKIDCNLINYNHLVLLYGPPGTGKTSLCKALANKICIRLSNMYTTGILIELNAHTLFSKWFSESGKQVLKLFNKIKKIINEYEENDVFICLLIDEVESLSADRKKSMDGTEPTDSIRVVNTLLTQIDSLKYYNNTLLLTTSNMSEMIDDAFIDRADLKQFIGLPNEECRYEIYKDCIGELIEKGIISYCSKIPSYQRITKLLKNEKEKSKDEYVCGNKLMECAKMSNGFSGRCLRRIPFQAYAYFCQATLRFYNSTNNNEQNVLISLNDFLLALHKAIQKELMCKDILFDQKNK; encoded by the exons atgaatattaaTGAGGAAAAAAGGATTCCGTTATGTTGTgaaatttgtataaaaaatgaaaaagatgtatcaaatgaaataataaaagtagCAGCACATAAATGGCTGTTTTCGCTCGGAATAACAATAACTTTAGGTCGTCATGACCCAAATAAGATCATGTGTGAAAAATTAAGTAATTATTGTGAATATATAGTTATTGAGCCAGCTGTGcctataaaaattgtaaaggAATATAACGaaaattgtgaaaataatatttatgggACATTATACACTACACATTACTCAGTTTATGAAGCCAATTCACATATAagtataaatgataataaaaaagatatagacaatataaatatattaaattcctatggaaaaaaaaattatgaaaatatatataatgataataatttaaattttaaaaaacaaaatactTCAAATGGATTTAATACTAGCAATTTAGTTAGCTCTCTTGCTACAACACAAAGTATTGCCTATTCATTTCCTATgattaatgatataaaaaataaagacaaCATCAAATATCCatctaatttattatttactgTACCTATTATAGGGGAAAAATCAATATCTTCTATGGAAGAGGATCCAATCATTTTACCGAATTTTTGTTGTGTAGTAAATGTAGttacatattataaaaatgatgattttATGGAAGAGCAATTTAATGAGCCAAGTGAAAATgaagatgaagaaaaaaaaagtattccAATTTATTcccaatatatattaccaCATCCCCGTTTTCATAAGTTATGGGACagtttatattatgaagaaaatataaaaagagaTTTACTCGAATATGTATCAGCTTTAATGTTATTTGCGTCGAAAAAAATCGATTGCAATTTAATCAATTATAATCATCTAGTCTTATTATATGGGCCTCCAGGCACAGGAAAAACATCCTTGTGTAAAGCCCTGgccaataaaatatgcattcGTTTATCTAATATGTACACAACAG GAATATTGATAGAACTAAATGCTcatacattattttcaaaatggTTTAGCGAATCTGGGAAGCaagtattaaaattattcaataaaattaaaaaaattattaatgaGTATGAGGAAAACGATGTTTTCATATGCTTACTAATTGATGAAGTCGAAAGCTTGTCAGCAGATCGAAAAAAATCTATGGATGGAACAGAACCTACAGACAGTATAAGGGTTGTCAATACATTATTAACACAAATCGattctttaaaatattacaataaTACTTTATTGCTAACTACCTCCAATATGTCAG AAATGATTGATGACGCTTTCATTGACAGAGCTGATTTGAAGCAGTTCATTGGGTTACCAAATGAAGAATGTCGATATGAAATTTACAAGGACTGCATAGGCGAATTA ATCGAGAAAGGAATAATTAGCTATTGCTCCAAAATCCCAAGCTATCAAAGAATTacaaaattgttaaaa aatgaaaaggaaaaatcCAAAGACGAATATGT atgtggaaataaattaatggAGTGTGCTAAAATGAGTAATGGATTTAGTGGACGGTGCTTAAGAAGGATTCCATTTCAAGCCTATGCTTATTTTTGCCAAGCt acCCTGCGCTTCTACAATTCGACAAACAATAACGAACAGAATGTCTTAATTTCATTGAACGATTTTTTGTTGGCACTTCACAAGGCTATCCAAAAGGAGCTTATGTGtaaagatatattatttgatcaaaaaaataaataa
- a CDS encoding AP2 domain transcription factor, putative has translation MTTDLNKRSLRTRRKKTMNSFYYNNDYSNDLNSEDNKSKINFVKKNDALLGKTKDNSKRYSDIYDSKNPELSGNSIMSDANVSDNNIGMLDEKKTELSEEMNANNISDEESLARIRNNSKIDEDMINIKSEYKLDNPSKIDKNKNYTIGNNISNKTSCNKGIKNVSNANENNYAKMAEKLPHVVGVRFDKSQNRWLSGICINGRCINRYFPVYKYGFEEARRLAIQHRKNFETANAGNPKKQQGESKTSHLNLLNINSKIPNGFKDIHGKNKLIFKYLSYDSIQKEWVVTYDYDSKVLVNKFPVDIYGYNNAYEMAVQCINKLTICNQNKMNKSLKNENGKNMKYDFKSTNSQSDLNDDDDASFTLRKDKLNKFIKANNDNNLFNKLNMEEKDGISNRISSNLNNGHPHNMNEYDIETSHNKMGFDISNFNQTEKMLNDPNFYKYGTSPLDNDDNNLLQIYNEAYLNDDEKNTYNILNNIVRRNNSKNKQLGNRAFDHQTDEDGNIISNNDLNKINVGIDGLTHDQLSNENLENLNNSEHFKHYNDDINSLLESNKMDNKFEDGKDADSMLGEKKTQENISYDSIFSFNRIIKNILKGNKNETNNEQITKGINIIKSMKRNDKLKVHKSTEDYASSNNGDIDDAPEENGDEHYNFSNGNVSGVKRGRTTNKIRHRTKKKQKNNNYYNKYFIIKNDEDVNEENDISIAKSVVNNSNEKKGSQPIDGTELEAGTKNEEVPTQTEDNLNQIGENNTQVGDQNDEIEKTECVDPNMNNESNESAQQNTPTFNDISGENANITNSSDLNEVALKLSPWKKGIEWNQIKNKWTCQMWDNDGNAITKHIYIKNKEGIEIAYNYCVQVRLQSFDYYLTNVLNKFPKIDEISYALENLCFILTYKDNEKKKYYFQEEGIYNSFISCVEYLNQLKSENEEELYNIDSFIEEHKDSIASENEINDDENDNNDEGKKTSILRELEDLIKDMNYFEHKKTLFDNMCEESKTAYSIKPWVKGIVWEEKVKKWIVFFKDKNQNLRISFFNPCDYNNDVIMSYNKCCEYFNQIKESNNFDENAEEFSESIRQFIKSIEFDKVIDYSKNNYNHNDKNGSASSASSNISNDSSKNIYKRKKKKKTSSYNEDSHDLADPSQYRKNNNQLGNTKYRISINNIDKNLYNSYEPSNDEMGMLDYNSPVDYKYFNGNDFYNNSINGKAKHEKGSKRNQKNKLKKNMLDDIDIESTNNDEMKKKYLNFDDNNSNINNDYSIGDRSFKMDYSEFENNTKENPMNEYGDSNAYFRDDLLSPSSNRTVARDTPFDSNNGNHRIGNNNYNMLGINTIDCNSSDIINGSSSERCPNEMNMIKDGGSDISGAMPYGKGSRNSDKYSNMDSKSINKSTEKLDTLLDGGANVRLPKSEILNQAASLPKLQGMFFDKRRNYWTVSVCGFRKSFGVRTRGVYQAYKLAAEFRNRILETNKGKSYPQKSSSVANSYKYNLKNVNGLTKEEKANLLRDTESLQASSGVENSYNNKRNPLIGMNNNDKDLLYTPSDRRNSFNIKDTDGSVINENNNNDASNIYDYLLENKMNSNILNNSNLLKTTYLPSSAANSVSHDENYSDMVYEERINSTGKSKKKLDRKYKSSNNMDPNFMNYMNDGTYDIRDDKNNNSLFKKSGSDNTNISPSNTAVSNLGSGPNYFPNNMYEIDNTHNTLDYYIKSENTANGLGKSEDLKNMKNNNYNQNSPFLKGDIRNSEGINENNIYSKNLNNADYEDTQNLMNNKMNSHNLEDKLNRPYSNNMLYNNSENNNYENTSIHINGKDDIYKNYNLDGENKMFNLNTIIDETIEERDIRINKEVNKCKFVDGLIYDEANKCFRIKINGYRKAYSVIRRGVKEAYKLSIEAIQQIKNQSKGNNYNTSEQPQINSNNLTHFYNSSSETSKHGYGYNYQYIKNKQGAQQECGEDIFENYADQRNANKNSNPYMDAIGRRNFSSDKKNKDEASFPILNIDDNYYELLKTAIIICLNDILMNSIPKIFHLYKNLSITEDVKIEDILNVERKKKEQSLKYHIEYTQNSIGVSSLIPYLKLFSTEILNNILPSAQSLEIQRLIIHSLDLQAYNTSC, from the exons atgacgacagatttaaataaaagatcATTAAGAACAcgacgaaaaaaaacaatgaattcattttattataacaatGATTATAGCAACGATTTGAATAGTgaagataataaaagtaaaattaattttgtaaaaaagaaCGATGCATTATTaggaaaaacaaaagataATTCAAAAAGATATTcagatatatatgatagTAAAAATCCAGAATTGAGTGGCAATTCAATTATGAGTGATGCAAATGTTAgcgataataatattggaATGcttgatgaaaaaaaaacagaatTATCAGAAGAAATGAATGCTAATAATATTAGTGATGAAGAAAGTTTAGCTAGAATACgaaataatagtaaaatCGACGAagatatgataaatataaaaagtgaatataaattagaTAATCCATCgaaaattgataaaaataaaaattatactattggcaataatatttctaatAAGACTAGTTGTAATAAAGGAATCAAAAATGTATCTAATgctaatgaaaataattatgctAAAATGGCTGAAAAACTACCGCATGTTGTTGGTGTAAGATTTGATAAATCACAAAATCGATGGTTATCAGgtatatgtattaatgGAAGATGTATTAATAGATATTTTCCagtttataaatatggttTTGAGGAAGCAAGACGTTTAGCTATACAACatagaaaaaattttgagACTGCTAATGCTGGAAATCCTAAAAAACAACAAGGCGAATCTAAAACATCCCACTTAAATCTTCttaatattaattcaaaaatacCTAATGGCTTTAAAg ATATTCATGGAAAgaacaaattaatttttaaatatttgtcATACGATTCTATTCAAAAGGAATGGGTAGTGACATACGATTATGACAGCAAAGTTTTGGTAAACAAGTTTCCAGTCGATATATACGGATATAACAATGCTTATGAAATGGCTGTTCAATGTATTAATAAGCTAACTATATGCAATCagaataaaatgaataaaagcttaaaaaatgaaaatggaaaaaatatgaaatatgaTTTTAAAAGTACAAATTCTCAAAGTGATTtaaatgatgatgatgatgcAAGTTTTACATTACGTaaagataaattaaataaatttattaaagcaaataatgataataatttatttaataaattaaatatggaAGAAAAAGATGGTATTAGTAATCGTATATCTTCTAATTTAAATAACGGACACCCTCATAATATGAACGAATATGATATTGAAACAAGTCATAACAAAATGGGGTTTGATATAAGCAATTTTAATCAAACagaaaaaatgttaaatgATCCTAACTTTTACAAATATGGCACCTCACCTTTag ataatgatgataataatttattacaaatttataatgaggcatatttaaatgatgatgaaaaaaatacatacaatatattaaataacaTTGTTAGACGTAATAATAGTAAGAACAAACAATTGGGTAATAGAGCATTTGATCATCAAACAGATGAAGATGgtaatattatatctaATAATGatctaaataaaataaatgtaggTATTGATGGACTTACACATGATCAACTATCTAATGAAAACttagaaaatttaaacaatAGTGAGCATTTTAAACATtataatgatgatataaattcattattagAATCCAACAAGATGGATAACAAATTTGAAGATGGTAAAGATGCAGATTCAATGCTtggtgaaaaaaaaacacaagAAAATATTAGTTATGATAGTATATTCAGTTTCAAtagaattattaaaaatatattaaaaggaaataaaaatgaaactaATAATGAACAGATTACCAAAGGAAttaacataataaaaagtatgaaaagaaatgataaattaaaagttCATAAATCGACCGAAGATTATGCTAGTAGTAACAATGGAGATATAGATGATGCTCCTGAAGAAAATGGTGACGAACATTATAACTTTTCAAATGGTAATGTTAGTGGTGTAAAAAGAGGAAGaacaacaaataaaatacgacatagaacaaaaaagaaacaaaaaaataataattattataataaatactttattataaaaaatgatgaagatgTTAATGAGGAAAATGATATCAGTATTGCTAAAAGCGTTGTTAACAattcaaatgaaaaaaaaggaagtCAGCCAATTGATGGTACTGAATTAGAAGCAGGCACTAAGAATGAAGAAGTTCCTACACAAACAGAAGATAATTTGAATCAAATTGGAGAGAACAATACTCAAGTAGGTGatcaaaatgatgaaatcGAAAAAACAGAATGTGTTGATCCTAATATGAATAACGAATCGAATGAAAGCGCACAACAAAACACACCAACatttaatgatatatcTGGTGAAAACGCAAATATAACTAATAGCTCTGACTTGAATGAAGTTGCATTAAAATTAAGTCCATGGAAAAAAGGAATCGAATggaatcaaataaaaaacaaatggaCATGCCAAATGTGGGATAATGATGGAAATGCAATTACtaagcatatttatataaaaaataaagaaggaATAGAAAttgcatataattattgtgTACAAGTTCGTCTACAATCttttgattattatttaacaaaTGTATTAAACAAATTTCCAAAGATCGACGAAATATCTTATGCCCTAGAAAACctatgttttatattaacttataaagataatgaaaaaaaaaaatattattttcaagaAGAgggaatatataattcttttatatcttgtgtagaatatttaaatcaaTTGAAAAGTGAAAATGAGGAAGAGTTATACAATATAGATAGTTTCATAGAAGAACACAAAGATAGCATCGCTtcagaaaatgaaataaatgatgatgaaaatgataacaaTGATGAAGGTAAAAAAACAAGCATCCTTCGAGAATTAGAAGATTTAATTAAAGATATGAATTACTTtgaacataaaaaaacattatttgataatatgtGTGAAGAATCAAAAACTGCTTATAGCATAAAACCATGGGTAAAAGGAATTGTATGGGAAgaaaaagtgaaaaaatggattgtgttttttaaagataaaaatcaaaatctTCGAATTAGCTTCTTTAATCCATgtgattataataatgatgtaATAATGtcttataataaatgttgtgaatattttaaccaaataaaagaatcaaataattttgatgaaAACGCAGAAGAATTTTCAGAAAGTATTCgacaatttattaaaagtaTCGAATTTGATAAAGTAATTGATTATAgtaaaaacaattataatCATAATGACAAAAATGGCAGCGCAAGTTCAGCTAGTAGTAATATTAGTAATGATAgttctaaaaatatatataaaagaaaaaaaaaaaaaaaaactagtTCATATAATGAGGATTCTCATGATTTAGCTGATCCATCacaatatagaaaaaataataatcaattaggaaatacaaaatatcgAATAAGTATTAACaatatagataaaaatttatataatagttaTGAACCATCAAATGACGAAATGGGAATGCTAGATTATAATTCACCAGTagattataaatattttaatggaaacgatttttataataatagtataaaTGGTAAAGCAAAACATGAAAAAGGTTCAAAAagaaatcaaaaaaataaattaaaaaaaaacatgctTGATGATATTGATATTGAATCAACAAACAACgatgaaatgaaaaaaaaatatttaaattttgatgataataatagtaatataaataatgattattCAATTGGAGATAGAAGTTTTAAAATGGATTATTCtgaatttgaaaataatacaaaagaaAATCCAATGAATGAGTATGGAGATTcaaatgcatattttagAGACGATCTTTTATCACCTTCTTCTAATCGTACAGTCGCAAGAGATACGCCATTTGATTCAAATAATGGAAATCATAGAattggaaataataattataacatGCTTGGAATAAATACTATAGATTGTAATAGTAGcgatataataaatggaaGTTCAAGTGAAAGATGCCCAAATGAAatgaatatgataaaagaTGGAGGAAGTGATATATCCGGGGCTATGCCTTATGGAAAAGGATCAAGAAATTCTGATAAATATAGTAATATGGATAGTAAATCTATCAATAAAAGCACTGAAAAATTAGATACTCTTTTAGATGGAGGTGCAAATGTTCGATTACCAAAAAGTGAAATCTTAAATCAAGCTGCAAGCTTACCAAAATTACAAGGTAtgttttttgataaaagaAGAAATTATTGGACTGTTAGTGTATGCGGTTTTAGAAAATCCTTTGGAGTTAGAACAAGAGGTGTTTATCAAGCATATAAATTAGCTGCTGAGTTTAGAAATCGAATTTTAGAAACAAATAAAGGAAAATCCTACCCTCAAAAAAGCTCATCAGTGGCAAAtagttataaatataatttaaaaaatgttaacgGATTAActaaagaagaaaaagcAAACCTTTTACGAGACACAGAATCTCTTCAAGCATCATCAGGAGTAgaaaattcatataataataaaagaaatccATTAATTGGcatgaataataatgataaagatttattatatacaccTAGTGATAGACGAAAcagttttaatattaagGATACGGATGGAAGTgttataaatgaaaataacaataatgatgcatcaaatatttatgactatttattagaaaataaaatgaattctaatattttaaataatagcaACTTATTAAAGACAACCTATTTACCTAGTAGTGCAGCCAATAGTGTAAGTcatgatgaaaattattCCGATATGGTATATGAAGAAAGAATAAATTCTACTGGTAAatcaaagaaaaaattggatagaaaatataaatctaGCAATAATATGGATCccaattttatgaattatatgaatgatGGAACATATGATATAAgagatgataaaaataataactccttatttaaaaaatcagGAAGTGACAACACTAATATCTCACCAAGTAATACAGCTGTTAGTAATTTAGGATCAGGCCCCAATTATTTTCCTAATAATATGTACGAAATAGATAACACACATAATACTCTCGATTATTACATTAAGAGTGAAAATACTGCAAATGGATTAGGAAAATCAgaagatttaaaaaatatgaaaaataacaattataATCAAAATTCACCGTTTTTAAAAGGTGATATTAGAAATAGTGAAggtataaatgaaaataatatctattctaaaaatttaaataatgcgGATTATGAAGATACacaaaatttaatgaataataaaatgaactCTCATAATTTAGAAGATAAACTTAATCGACcttattcaaataatatgctatataataattcggaaaataataactatGAAAATACTAGCATTCATATAAATGGTAAAGatgatatatacaaaaattataatttagatggagaaaataaaatgtttaatttaaatacaataaTTGATGAAACAATAGAAGAAAGAGATataagaataaataaagaagttAATAAATGCAAATTTGTAGATGGattaatatatgatgaAGCTAACAAATGTTTtagaattaaaattaatggaTATAGAAAAGCTTATTCTGTTATTAGAAGAGGTGTAAAAGAAGCTTATAAATTAAGTATTGAAGCTATacaacaaattaaaaaccaatcaaaaggaaataattataatacttCCGAACAACCACAAAtcaattcaaataatttaactCATTTCTACAATTCTAGTTCAGAAACATCCAAACATGGTTACGGTTATAATTATCAATACATTAAAAACAAACAGGGTGCTCAACAAGAATGTGGAGAAgacatttttgaaaattatgcAGACCAAAGAAATGCCAACAAAAATAGTAATCCATATATGGATGCCATTGGAAGACGAAATTTCTCTAGCGATAAAAAG AACAAAGACGAGGCTTCTTTCcctattttaaatatcgACGACAATTACTACGAATTACTTAAAACGgccataataatttgtttgaATGATATTCTTATGAACTCTATTCctaaaatttttcatttatataaaaatttaagtaTAACAGAGGATGTTAAAATTGaagatattttaaatgtagaaagaaaaaagaaagaacaATCCTTAAAATATCATATAGAATATACTCAAAATTCTATAGGAGTATCATCACTTATTCCGTATCTCAAACTATTTAGTACTGAAATtttaaacaatattttacCATCAGCTCAATCTCTAGAAATTCAAAGACTTATTATTCATTCCCTTGATTTACAAGCTTATAATACATcatgttga